AATTAAGTAATTACTTGGAATTCTACATAAGAAGGTACAGGCTGAATCCTACTCAAATCATTTTCTAAAATAACTGAACCGCTATTATTAGCAATTTCTTTAAACCCAGCAAATTTATAAGATACATACATCATTCTGTTGCGATCGTTTGGTACAAACTCTGCCACAAGACGGACATTATTACTTTTAGCCATACTCATAATATGATTCATCATTATTGTCCCAACTCCTCTAGACATGACGCGACAAGACATTAGCAACAGCTTTATTGTCCATGAATTAGGCTGGCATTCGATTAGAACTAAACCTATCTTTCCGTAGCTACCATACTTATCTTCCAGACTTGCAATCAGTAGTTTATGGTTGTCTGATTGGCGAAAATGATTGAGTTCATCGTAAGAGTAGGTATAACCAGTTGTATTTAATTGGTTAGTTCGTAGTGTTAACTCTTCTGCCCGCTGTAAGTCTTCTTCTTTGGCAGATGAGATAGTGAAATTCATATTGAGAGTAGCTAAAAATTCGTCTGCTGTGCCAACAAATTCTTTCTCTGCATTTTGACGTTCAATATCACTAATATACATCAACCTTCTAATTCGTGAATCTTCCGTAATAAACCGAGGATTCATGACAGGCATATCTAAAATATTTCCGATCTTATCTGCATTTATACAGAGGATTTCTGGCAAAGAAAATTTTACTTCTTCTAGCTCAAATAATTGGTCATCAATGAATGCGATCGCATCAGTTCCAATATTAAGTATATTAGCAATTTCTTTGAGAGAAGCAGCCTTAGAATTCCAATTTATTTGTGGATATAAAAAATACTCTCTTAACCCAAATTCTTCTAGTTTAGCTATTGCTATAGCTCGTTCATTTTTACTAGCTATAGATTGTATGATACCACGACTATCTAAAGTATGAATAATATCTACTATATTTTTTACTAGAGAAACTTTCTCATCTTCTAGCAAAACTCCATGCCAGATGGTATTATCTAAATCCCAAACGACACATTTAATAACTTTTTTGTCTTTTTGCTTACTATTTACGTCTTGTTCTTCAGTACTAATCATATATTAACTTCTCTCTGCTAATTTCTTTTCTAAGCCAGTAGAAACATTTGCCAAAAGATAATCTTGATAACCTGAATCGGCGATAGTAATTTCTTGAATTTGAGTACTACCTTCAATGATTTCCATAATTTTAGAGTCGCGTAAATACCTTTCAACTGGGTATTCACTACTACAACCATTGCCACCATGAATTTGCACGGCATCATTTGCTATTTTGGTAGCAGTTGTAGATGCAAAGTACTTAGCAATAGAAGTCTCCATAATTGAGTTGGGATCGTTAATATCTTTGAGATAAGCAGCTTGATAACATAACAGTCTTGCTGCTTTCACGTTAGTTACCATCTGGCTAATTATTTGGCGGATTAATTGATGTTCTTTCAGATAAACGCCAAACTGTTTTCGTTCGCTTGTGTATTTGATACAAGCTTCTAAACAAGCTTGAGCAATACCTACACAACCTGAAGCCACACTATATCTACCATAATCAAGTGCAGTAGCAGCAATATAGGAAAATCCAAAACCTAATTTACCTACTAAATTTTCTAAAGAAACCTGACAGTTATTAAAGTGTAATTCTGCTGACATTGAAGCCCTAACACCTAAAAGCCCAGATATTGGTTTTACTGACAGTCCAGGACTATTTTTTTGAACTAAAAAAGCAGTGGGTTTACCCTCGCATTTAGCAAAGACTAAAAATATATCTGCTATTTGTCCGTAAGTAATCCATTTCTTTTGCCCATTTAAGACATAAGCATCACCAGCAAGTGTTGCTGTTGTTTCTACACTTTTAGCATCGCTACCTACATTCGGCTCGCTTAACGCAAAAGCAGCAATAGTTTCACCAGATGCAAATTTAGGAAGCCAATACTGTTTTTGAGATTTATTACCCCATTTACACAAACCATGAGCAACCATGTTGTGAACTGTCAACAAACTTCGGACAGAAGAACATCCCCGTCCAATTTCCTCGTTGAGAATGCCATAGGTAATCATGTCCATTCCTTGCCCGCCATATTCTTGGGATAATATGGCACCGAGAAAACCACGTTTAGCTATTTTCTTAATTAGTTCTGGCGGGGTAAATTCTTTCTTATCCCATTCGCCAGCATCAGGGCATATTTCCTGATTAACAAAAGCTCTATATTCAGCTTTAGCGTTTTTTTGTTGAGTAGAAAGTTCCAGTTTCATAATACCATTTCTGCCACATAAAATAGCAATTTATATTTTATGACTGCACGAAAATAGCAGTTTTACGTGTAATTAAATTGGCGATAGAGTTGATTGTGCGGAAATTTTCAAATTCTAAGTCCTCGTTTTCAATCGCAATCTGAAACTCTTGCTCTACAAATAAAACAAGCTGCATAGCGAACATAGAATTGACAAAACCTAGAGCAAAAATGTCTTCATCTGATTGTAAATCATGATTGCCGAAAAATTTTGACAGAAAAGTTTTGATTTTAGCTTGAATTTCACTCATTAGTCTATTTATTGATATACGTAAAAACCTTTACCACTTTTTTTACCATGCAGCCCTGCATCCACCATTTTTTTGAGTAAAGGGCATGGTCTGTATTTGCTATCGTTAAAGTTTTCGTACAAGACTTCGATAGAAAATAAAATTGTGTCTAGTCCAATTAAATCTGCTGTTTCTAAAGGCCCCATTTTGTGACCAAAACAGCCTTTAAAAATCTTGTCCACATCTTCTGCTGTAGCAACTTGCTCCTGCAATAAAAAAACAGCCTCGTTAATAGTTAACATCAACACACGGTTAGAAACAAAACCTGGTGAATCATTAACAATTATGCATTCTTTACCCATTTGAGTCAGCATTTGTTTTGCTGTCTCAATTGTTGTCTCAGAGGTATGATATCCACGAATCATCTCTACCATTGGCTTCATTGGTACAGGATTCATAAAGTGGATACCAACAATTTTATCAGCACGTTTGCTAACTGAAGCAATACGAGTAATGGGAATAGCTGATGTGTTAGCTGCGAATACACAATCTGCTGGACAAATAGAATCGATTAGGTGATAAACCTCTCTTTTAATATCCCATTTTTCGGTGACATTTTCTACTAAAAAATCTACATTTTCTAGAAAATTATAGTTTGTAGAAAACTCAATTTTCTTGAGGATACTATCTGGAGTTTCCGTTTTGTCACTTTTTTTGAAAAAACCCTGAAAGCGGATATTATTCCTGATTTCCTGTTTAGCTTTATCCAGGATATCTTCAAAAATATCTACGAGTATTACTTGATGGCCAGTTTGAGCGAGGTTTTGGGCGACTCCTATTCCCATAACACCGGCTCCGACAACTCCAATAACTTGAATTTTCATGATTAATATCCTGAACGAACTAACTTTTACTGTCTAGTTTGACAATTGCACATCATTTTTTTGCTTTCTCAAATCAACTGTGCTTCATCTTCAGGCAATTTTTCTAACTCTTCTATGAAAATTTCTTCAATTACTAAAGCTAACTTAGCTATAGTTGGTTCATCGAAGAAACGTTTATAAGGCAGTTCTATATCGAGAGTTTTACGGAGTCGAGAAATCACAATAGTGGCAAGTAAAGAGTCTCCTCCCAACTCAAAAAAATTATCATAAATTCCTATCTGTTCAATACTAAAAATTTCCTGCCAGATGTCAGCCAGAGTGCGCTCAATCTCACTACGTGGAGCGATATATGTATTTCTCAGGTTGGGACGAGAGTGAGTTTTTTTGACTTGAATAACCTTATTAGTTTCCTCTTCTAATGAATTTAGAGTATCTTTTAGGTTAATCAAATTACGATTAATCAGGTTATGAAAATCGCTTTTTGATACCACTATCTGAGGCATTATGCTACAAAATAGAATACGCTCAAAGGCCTCCATACCCTCTTCAAGGGTTAATCCTGTCTCTTCAAGTTTTAATCCTGATACACGGTATAACTCTGTTTTAGCAATCCATTCTGGAGTATTCCATATATCCCAGTTTATGGATTCAATAAACTTGCCATATTTAGAGGCACTATAGTAAGCAAAAGCATCAAGAAAGGCATTTTTTGCAGTATATTCTACTAGCCCAATTCCGCCTAGAACTGCTGCTTGTGATGAAGTCATTACAAAGAAATCTAACTCAGCATCTTTGAAAAAATTATTGAGTATTATTGTCCCGATTATTTTAGGTGTAAAAACAACTCTTCCTATTTCTAATTTTTTTTGTGCAATTAATTCTTTTTTGTCTTCTAGAGCATTATGAATTACCCCGTTAATCTGACCAAATCGATTCTTTGCGTGAGTAATTGCTGCTTCCATTTGTTCTCGATTGGTAACGTCAGCTTTCAGCACTAAAACTTCTGTACCCAACGCCTCAAGTTCTTGTAATTTCTGGATTTTACGGCTGATGCTATCTTGTTCACCATAATCTGATAGCCATTGTAACCACTCATCTCGGTTAGGAAAATCTGAACGTCCTATCAGTATGAGTTTTGCTTGTACAGTCTTCGCTAGATATTCTGCATTGAAAAGACCAACTCCTCCTAATCCACCCGTAATCAGATAAACTCCCTTTACCCTTAATTGGGGTTTTGCTTCGACTACTTTATCCAAGCGGATGGGTTCAAAAGTTTGCACCCAGCGATAATTTCCACGATATGCCACAACACGGTCTGACGACTGAATTGTGAATTCTGCTAGTAGCTGATTTACAAGTTTTTCTTGTTGCCAATTTTCTGTTTCAGGAATTACGATATCAATGCTACGACAGGTGATATTCGGATACTCTTGCTGAATGACTTTACACGGGCCTAATACAAAAGCCTTACCTGGGTCTAACACCTCTGAGCCTGTTACTTCTTGCAAATTGTTTGACACAATTTCAATTTGCATAGGATTTGTTAGACTTTGCTGTTCTGCAAGTGCTTGTGCTAAAAATATCAGACTGTAAAAGCCCAGAGTTTCACACCTTTCAAGGGACTCAATTGTTAATTCTGTGTGACTGTTCGATGTAAGATTCCACAAATGTAAAGTTTTGTTTGGAGTCAACTCCAATGCACTAAGTTCTTTGATTAAGGCATAGTAGTCATCCTGTCGTTGAGGATTTATAGTATATACGCGTTGCTCAGATACTATTTCACTACTAAATTGCTTTCCTATTCTGACGATAATTGCATTGTTACCCTCAAGGATAAGTCGTTGCACGATTTTATCACCCAAGCCGCACTCATCGATAAATATTAACCAACACCCTGCCTGAGTTGACTGAAGCTTTGAGTTAAACGGCTGAGGCGGCATTAAACGTTTCCAAGATGGCATATAAAACCAGTCAGAAATGTCTCGTTTTTCGTGTGATGAAACTTGAGATTTGTTTTCAGCATCTATTTGCTCAACGGTTACAGTAAATGCTGAAGCTGCGAGTAATGTTGTTGACGCAGAAGCTTGAGCGACGAAAACATATTGTCCAAAAGCATCAGTTTCAGAAAAAGCCGCTACCTCAACAAACCCATGATTATGTAGAGCTTCTTGCCACTGTTTTTCTGATAAAAAGGGATTACCTCTACTTCGTTGTTTATCCTCTAAGGGATTCATCAACAGACCATCAATCATGTCGAAGTCTAATTGAGGTTGCGTTATCTCTTGGATTAATAACAGACCTTCAGGAGCTAATAAAGAGCGTATATGCTCAAGAGTTTTTCCTATATCCTGAGTCACATGCAGCACATTTACAGCTACTACTACATCAAAGCTGTGGTTTTTGTACCCTTGCTCAAATGGAGGCTGCTCAATGTTTAGTAACTGATATTCAACAAATGGATAGGCGCTAAATTTCTTTTCAGCTTCGGTTAGGAAAAAACTGCCTACATCAGTAAAGGTGTAATTGGTTTGCTGGGATGGCAATATAGGTAGCAATTCTGCGGTGGTAATACCAGTTCCACCCCCAATTTCTAAGATTCTGAGATTTACCTTGGATGGTAATGACTTTATTACAGTCTCAAGACTCGCTTGGATAATGGCGTTATAGTAGACATCTGCGGGCAAGTTTTGCCGAGAAATTTTTCCTTCCTTGGCTAAGATAGCAGCATATAACTCTAATGGTTCTTTTTCACCAATAAGTATGTCTGCCAGATTTTCACCATAGTTCTGGACGAGTTCTATCTGTTGAGGTGTATCAGCCCATCTAATTCTGAATTCTTTTACTAAACTATCAATAGAGTCTGCTGGCAATGGCAGAAGGTTTGTAAAGAGTTCCCCATCTTGCTTTAAGTGGCCTCGCTCTGCTAAGACATCCAGCCAGCGACACAATAGTTGTCGGTAGCGAGGAATAATTTGACATTGCTCAAACAACTCCTCAAGAGAATAGTTCTGTGATGCCTTGTTGAATGCACCTAAGCGCCTTAAAGCAAGATTCATGTAGGCGGTACATAAATGTTCCAAGCACTGTTTGTTCGCTAGATAAGTGTGATTGTCAAATTTAGAGATTCCTTCACTTGCTTGGAACTGACTAACTTCTACCAAAGATTTCCAAATTTCTAGTGCTGTTGGTTTTTGTTGGAGGTGTCCTTTTGTTAAAGGTGAAAGTTTTTCGGGTTCAATCCAGTAACGCTGTCGCTCAAAGGGATATGTTGGCAGGGCAAGACGATGACGATACTCGTTGGTGTAGAATTTTGACCAATCTATTTGTACTCCATACAACCAGAGTTTACCTAATGTGTTCAATAAGAATCTAAGATCCGACTGTTTTTCTTGAGGATGCCGTAATGATGATAATCCTGGGGAATCTAAATGCTTTTTAGTAAAGGTACATAAAGTGCGTCCTGGCCCAACTTCTAGTAGGATGCGATTTGGCTCTTGCAACAATGTATCAATGCCTGCTGCAAACCGCACTGTTTGCCGTAAATGTTTTGCCCAGTAATTTGAATCTGTAGCTTGCTCTGCTGTAATCCAGGTTCCTGTGACATTAGAAACAAAGGGAATTTTTGGAGGATGTAATTTGACTTTGCTTACTTCTTTCTGGAATGCCTCTAATATGGGTTCCATCATTGGGGAATGAAAGGCATGGGAAGTATGGAGACGGCGGCAGTCTATACCTCGATCTTGCAGCTTGTGTTGAAATGCATCTATAGCATCGTGGGTTCCCGAAACCACACACAAGGCTGGTGCATTGCTGGCCGCGAGGGATAAATTTTCATCTAGTAGAGCTACAACTTCTTCTTCTGGCAGAGGTACGGAGAGCATAGCACCAGATGGTAGTTGTTGCATTAATCGCCCACGAGCAGCGACTATAGCCAAAGCATCGCCAAGAGACATAACACCAGCTAAACAAGCGGCAACATATTCCCCGATGCTGTGTCCAATCATCGCCTGGGGAGAAATGCCCCATGACATCCACAAT
This Nostoc sp. C052 DNA region includes the following protein-coding sequences:
- a CDS encoding HAD family hydrolase; this encodes MISTEEQDVNSKQKDKKVIKCVVWDLDNTIWHGVLLEDEKVSLVKNIVDIIHTLDSRGIIQSIASKNERAIAIAKLEEFGLREYFLYPQINWNSKAASLKEIANILNIGTDAIAFIDDQLFELEEVKFSLPEILCINADKIGNILDMPVMNPRFITEDSRIRRLMYISDIERQNAEKEFVGTADEFLATLNMNFTISSAKEEDLQRAEELTLRTNQLNTTGYTYSYDELNHFRQSDNHKLLIASLEDKYGSYGKIGLVLIECQPNSWTIKLLLMSCRVMSRGVGTIMMNHIMSMAKSNNVRLVAEFVPNDRNRMMYVSYKFAGFKEIANNSGSVILENDLSRIQPVPSYVEFQVIT
- a CDS encoding acyl-CoA dehydrogenase family protein, whose translation is MKLELSTQQKNAKAEYRAFVNQEICPDAGEWDKKEFTPPELIKKIAKRGFLGAILSQEYGGQGMDMITYGILNEEIGRGCSSVRSLLTVHNMVAHGLCKWGNKSQKQYWLPKFASGETIAAFALSEPNVGSDAKSVETTATLAGDAYVLNGQKKWITYGQIADIFLVFAKCEGKPTAFLVQKNSPGLSVKPISGLLGVRASMSAELHFNNCQVSLENLVGKLGFGFSYIAATALDYGRYSVASGCVGIAQACLEACIKYTSERKQFGVYLKEHQLIRQIISQMVTNVKAARLLCYQAAYLKDINDPNSIMETSIAKYFASTTATKIANDAVQIHGGNGCSSEYPVERYLRDSKIMEIIEGSTQIQEITIADSGYQDYLLANVSTGLEKKLAERS
- a CDS encoding acyl carrier protein — encoded protein: MSEIQAKIKTFLSKFFGNHDLQSDEDIFALGFVNSMFAMQLVLFVEQEFQIAIENEDLEFENFRTINSIANLITRKTAIFVQS
- a CDS encoding 3-hydroxyacyl-CoA dehydrogenase family protein, which gives rise to MKIQVIGVVGAGVMGIGVAQNLAQTGHQVILVDIFEDILDKAKQEIRNNIRFQGFFKKSDKTETPDSILKKIEFSTNYNFLENVDFLVENVTEKWDIKREVYHLIDSICPADCVFAANTSAIPITRIASVSKRADKIVGIHFMNPVPMKPMVEMIRGYHTSETTIETAKQMLTQMGKECIIVNDSPGFVSNRVLMLTINEAVFLLQEQVATAEDVDKIFKGCFGHKMGPLETADLIGLDTILFSIEVLYENFNDSKYRPCPLLKKMVDAGLHGKKSGKGFYVYQ
- a CDS encoding type I polyketide synthase, whose protein sequence is MVSTTHNDAVEGIAIIGMAGRFPGAKNIAEFWQNLQSGVESISLFTNEEVVSDGIESAILSDRNYVKASAILKDIDLFDAAFFSFNPKEAEITDPQHRIFLECAWEALENAGYDSNRCDSRIGVYAGASLNNYYSLDLNRDPIGSAQCYQTLIGNDKDFLTTRVSYKLNLTGPSITIQTACSTSLVATTLACQSLLNYQCDMALAGGVSIHVPQKTGYLHEPGGTLSPDGHCRAFDAKAQGTIIGNGVGVVLLKRLSDALADGDCIHAVIKGSAINNDGSGKVGYTAPSVNGQAEVIAEAMMLAGVEPETINYIEAHGTGTALGDPIEIAALSQVFRSNTNKKGFCAMPAAGVAIGSVKTNIGHLDAAAGISGLIKTVLALKHQQIPPSLNFEEPNPEIDFANSPFHVNTKLVEWKAGSTVRRAGVSSLGIGGTNAHVILEEAPVLKPSSPSRSWQLLLLSAKTESALETATENLANHLQLHPDVNLANIAYTLQVGRAEFNHRRVLVCQDVEDVVSTLQLQDSQRVFTRPVENSDRPPIVFMFPGQGAQYVDMGKELYQTEPIFREQVDLCCQLLQPHLGLDLRSQIYPNESESEAAAEKLQQTDITQPALFVIEYALAQLWMSWGISPQAMIGHSIGEYVAACLAGVMSLGDALAIVAARGRLMQQLPSGAMLSVPLPEEEVVALLDENLSLAASNAPALCVVSGTHDAIDAFQHKLQDRGIDCRRLHTSHAFHSPMMEPILEAFQKEVSKVKLHPPKIPFVSNVTGTWITAEQATDSNYWAKHLRQTVRFAAGIDTLLQEPNRILLEVGPGRTLCTFTKKHLDSPGLSSLRHPQEKQSDLRFLLNTLGKLWLYGVQIDWSKFYTNEYRHRLALPTYPFERQRYWIEPEKLSPLTKGHLQQKPTALEIWKSLVEVSQFQASEGISKFDNHTYLANKQCLEHLCTAYMNLALRRLGAFNKASQNYSLEELFEQCQIIPRYRQLLCRWLDVLAERGHLKQDGELFTNLLPLPADSIDSLVKEFRIRWADTPQQIELVQNYGENLADILIGEKEPLELYAAILAKEGKISRQNLPADVYYNAIIQASLETVIKSLPSKVNLRILEIGGGTGITTAELLPILPSQQTNYTFTDVGSFFLTEAEKKFSAYPFVEYQLLNIEQPPFEQGYKNHSFDVVVAVNVLHVTQDIGKTLEHIRSLLAPEGLLLIQEITQPQLDFDMIDGLLMNPLEDKQRSRGNPFLSEKQWQEALHNHGFVEVAAFSETDAFGQYVFVAQASASTTLLAASAFTVTVEQIDAENKSQVSSHEKRDISDWFYMPSWKRLMPPQPFNSKLQSTQAGCWLIFIDECGLGDKIVQRLILEGNNAIIVRIGKQFSSEIVSEQRVYTINPQRQDDYYALIKELSALELTPNKTLHLWNLTSNSHTELTIESLERCETLGFYSLIFLAQALAEQQSLTNPMQIEIVSNNLQEVTGSEVLDPGKAFVLGPCKVIQQEYPNITCRSIDIVIPETENWQQEKLVNQLLAEFTIQSSDRVVAYRGNYRWVQTFEPIRLDKVVEAKPQLRVKGVYLITGGLGGVGLFNAEYLAKTVQAKLILIGRSDFPNRDEWLQWLSDYGEQDSISRKIQKLQELEALGTEVLVLKADVTNREQMEAAITHAKNRFGQINGVIHNALEDKKELIAQKKLEIGRVVFTPKIIGTIILNNFFKDAELDFFVMTSSQAAVLGGIGLVEYTAKNAFLDAFAYYSASKYGKFIESINWDIWNTPEWIAKTELYRVSGLKLEETGLTLEEGMEAFERILFCSIMPQIVVSKSDFHNLINRNLINLKDTLNSLEEETNKVIQVKKTHSRPNLRNTYIAPRSEIERTLADIWQEIFSIEQIGIYDNFFELGGDSLLATIVISRLRKTLDIELPYKRFFDEPTIAKLALVIEEIFIEELEKLPEDEAQLI